One stretch of Brevibacillus laterosporus DNA includes these proteins:
- a CDS encoding class I SAM-dependent methyltransferase, whose product MYHWADYYDLTQRGLAGDLAFYEEYAKAAKGEVLELGCGTGRVTIPLAKAGIQITGLEISQEMLAKAVTKAEGTGPVDHLSFIQGDMRHFSLGKTFELIMIPYRSFLHLLHIQEQMKALRCIREHLQPGGKLVFNVFVPHIKHLYEEGEKLTLRGIYPFQDGQQVAMYDFTRYDHFQQLAEVTRSYELLDNNGKMLERVTGLFTLRYIFPAELHHLLRLAGFKVLERYGSFAKTPFDSASTEFIIVASPA is encoded by the coding sequence ATGTATCATTGGGCTGACTATTATGATCTCACACAGCGAGGATTAGCAGGAGATTTGGCTTTTTACGAAGAATATGCCAAAGCAGCAAAAGGGGAAGTCTTGGAATTAGGATGTGGGACGGGACGTGTAACTATTCCGCTTGCTAAGGCAGGCATCCAAATAACGGGGCTTGAGATTTCTCAGGAAATGTTGGCTAAAGCGGTAACAAAAGCAGAAGGGACTGGTCCGGTCGATCACTTGTCTTTTATTCAAGGGGATATGCGTCACTTTTCTTTAGGAAAAACTTTTGAACTAATCATGATTCCCTATCGCTCCTTTTTGCACCTCCTTCATATTCAAGAGCAAATGAAAGCATTGCGCTGTATTCGAGAGCATCTTCAGCCAGGTGGTAAACTGGTCTTCAATGTTTTTGTGCCACACATCAAGCATCTATATGAAGAAGGGGAAAAATTGACGTTACGTGGCATTTATCCGTTTCAGGACGGGCAGCAAGTTGCGATGTACGATTTTACTCGATATGATCATTTCCAGCAATTGGCGGAAGTAACACGCAGCTATGAACTTCTTGATAATAATGGGAAAATGCTGGAGCGTGTGACTGGTCTCTTCACGTTACGTTACATTTTTCCGGCGGAGCTGCATCACTTATTGCGTCTAGCGGGTTTTAAAGTGTTGGAACGCTACGGTAGTTTTGCAAAAACTCCATTTGATTCAGCTAGTACAGAATTCATTATAGTAGCAAGCCCAGCGTAA
- a CDS encoding M42 family peptidase, with protein MKLSLSYMIDTFVKLAQIPSPSGNTNQVISWVEEELSKSGVYIERTNKGALLATLPGRNNDKQRLLTAHVDTLGAMVKEIKSNGRLKLSMVGGYAWNAIEGEHCQIETATGRIYTGTILTSKASVHVYRDSGKVERTEDLMEVRLDEKVTDAQEVKALGISVGDFVSFDPRTTVTESGFVKSRHLDDKASVAILLGIIKAVQEDKLELPYTTHFLISNNEEIGYGGNSNIPADTVEYLAVDMGAIGTGQTTDEYCVSICAKDSSGPYHYGFRKQLVKLADENGLNYQVDIYPYYGSDASAALRAGYDIVHGLIGPGVDASHSHERTHSSAFDNTAKLIMAYILSDELVL; from the coding sequence ATGAAGTTGTCCTTGTCTTATATGATTGATACATTTGTCAAATTAGCACAGATTCCAAGCCCATCCGGTAACACAAATCAAGTAATTTCGTGGGTAGAAGAAGAATTGAGCAAAAGTGGCGTGTATATCGAGCGTACTAACAAAGGTGCATTGTTGGCTACATTACCAGGTCGCAACAACGATAAACAACGTTTGTTGACGGCTCATGTTGATACTCTTGGTGCTATGGTTAAAGAAATAAAAAGTAATGGCCGCTTGAAGTTATCTATGGTAGGGGGCTATGCCTGGAATGCAATCGAAGGTGAGCATTGCCAGATCGAAACAGCTACAGGACGCATTTATACAGGGACAATTTTGACTTCTAAAGCATCTGTTCACGTGTATCGCGACAGTGGTAAGGTAGAGCGTACTGAGGATTTAATGGAAGTCAGATTGGATGAAAAGGTGACAGATGCTCAAGAGGTCAAGGCACTAGGAATTAGTGTAGGGGATTTTGTTTCATTTGATCCTCGCACAACAGTTACAGAGAGCGGATTCGTTAAATCGCGCCATCTGGATGACAAGGCGAGTGTAGCAATCCTGTTAGGTATTATTAAAGCCGTTCAGGAGGATAAGCTAGAGCTACCGTACACGACCCATTTTCTGATCAGTAATAATGAGGAGATTGGTTATGGTGGCAACTCTAACATTCCAGCAGATACAGTAGAGTACTTAGCAGTAGATATGGGGGCCATCGGTACGGGTCAAACAACTGATGAATATTGTGTTTCTATCTGCGCAAAAGATTCTTCTGGACCTTATCATTACGGATTCCGTAAGCAGTTAGTTAAATTGGCAGATGAGAACGGATTGAATTATCAAGTAGACATTTATCCGTATTATGGTTCCGATGCTAGCGCTGCTTTGCGAGCTGGCTATGATATTGTGCATGGGCTGATTGGACCAGGTGTTGATGCCTCTCATTCACATGAGCGTACGCATTCATCGGCTTTTGATAATACGGCTAAATTAATCATGGCTTATATTTTATCGGATGAGTTGGTACTATAG